In bacterium YEK0313, one genomic interval encodes:
- the exbB_1 gene encoding Biopolymer transport protein ExbB: MHTDLNPISLFLMAGPVVKAVMLMLVAASLWCWLIIAECFLAVRRLGRAVRAGEGGRADPVIAAIFDGGAREAALFYPDEAVGARREQVVAAMRRRVQETVEAAHGGLAHLAVIASVGPFLGLFGTVWGIMTSFIGIAGSQDTSLATVAPGIAEALAATAIGLAAAIPAAFGYNQLVAAYGRLGKRLVRLVEDDAVRVLRPDGAGIAATGAIR, translated from the coding sequence ATGCACACGGATCTCAATCCCATCTCGCTGTTCCTGATGGCCGGCCCCGTGGTCAAGGCGGTGATGCTGATGCTGGTCGCCGCCTCGCTCTGGTGCTGGCTTATCATTGCCGAATGTTTCCTCGCGGTGCGCCGGCTCGGCCGCGCGGTGCGCGCCGGCGAAGGCGGCCGCGCCGACCCGGTCATCGCGGCGATCTTCGACGGCGGCGCGCGTGAGGCCGCCCTCTTCTATCCGGACGAAGCGGTCGGCGCGCGGCGCGAGCAGGTCGTCGCGGCCATGCGCCGGCGCGTGCAGGAAACGGTGGAGGCGGCCCATGGCGGCCTTGCCCATCTCGCGGTGATCGCCTCGGTCGGTCCCTTTCTCGGCCTGTTCGGCACGGTCTGGGGCATCATGACCTCGTTCATCGGCATTGCCGGTTCGCAGGATACGAGCCTCGCCACCGTCGCGCCGGGCATTGCCGAGGCGCTGGCTGCGACCGCCATCGGCCTCGCCGCCGCCATTCCGGCAGCCTTCGGCTACAATCAGCTGGTCGCCGCCTATGGCCGCCTCGGCAAGCGGCTCGTCAGGCTGGTGGAAGACGATGCCGTGCGGGTGCTGCGGCCCGATGGCGCCGGCATCGCCGCCACCGGGGCCATCCGCTGA
- a CDS encoding Glyoxalase-like domain protein codes for MPKMIFVNLPVRDLGRSVAFYEAVGGVKNPQFSDDTAACMVLSDTIFVMLLTHDKYSQFTKRPIADAKATSQVLLCISAENRAEVDSLVARAASAGGVGDPNATQDYGFMYGRSYEDPDGHVWEVMWMDPAAVTSGEAGAEAKV; via the coding sequence ATGCCCAAGATGATCTTCGTCAACCTGCCGGTCCGCGACCTCGGCCGTTCCGTCGCCTTCTACGAGGCGGTCGGCGGCGTCAAGAACCCGCAATTCTCCGACGATACGGCCGCCTGCATGGTCTTGTCCGACACGATTTTCGTCATGCTGCTCACCCACGACAAATACAGCCAGTTCACCAAGCGGCCGATCGCGGATGCCAAGGCGACCAGCCAGGTGCTGCTCTGCATTTCCGCCGAGAACCGGGCCGAGGTCGACAGCCTGGTCGCCAGGGCGGCCTCGGCCGGCGGCGTCGGCGATCCGAACGCGACGCAGGATTACGGTTTCATGTATGGCCGCAGCTACGAGGATCCCGACGGCCATGTCTGGGAAGTGATGTGGATGGATCCGGCAGCCGTCACGAGCGGCGAGGCCGGTGCCGAGGCCAAGGTCTGA
- a CDS encoding NADH-dependent formate dehydrogenase delta subunit FdsD, with product MSATDPKAKLAHMAGQIADFFKSYPDDKAIPAIAEHINQFWGWRMREDFLAAFRDDPSALPPLVAAALGGIKGRRQDADLPA from the coding sequence ATGAGCGCCACCGACCCCAAGGCCAAGCTTGCCCATATGGCCGGGCAGATCGCCGACTTCTTCAAGTCCTATCCCGACGACAAGGCGATTCCGGCGATCGCCGAGCATATCAACCAGTTCTGGGGCTGGCGCATGCGCGAGGATTTCCTCGCGGCCTTCCGCGACGATCCATCGGCTCTGCCGCCGCTGGTGGCGGCCGCCCTCGGCGGCATCAAGGGCCGTCGCCAGGACGCCGACCTGCCGGCGTGA
- a CDS encoding 3-demethylubiquinone-9 3-methyltransferase codes for MSKVAPCLWFAREAEEAAEFYVSLIPDSRIHHVQRNGPGSPVGKEGSALVVDFVLGGQTFMALNGGPPDNFTQAVSFKIDCTDQAEVDRLWAGLSAGGSTGRCGWLTDRYGVSWQIVPTDMPAILGDPDPARAQRAMKAMLGMTKLDIAALKAARDGL; via the coding sequence ATGTCCAAGGTTGCACCCTGCCTGTGGTTCGCCCGCGAGGCCGAGGAGGCGGCGGAATTCTACGTTTCGCTGATCCCGGATTCGCGCATCCACCACGTCCAGCGCAATGGTCCGGGCAGTCCCGTCGGCAAGGAGGGCAGTGCCCTGGTCGTCGATTTCGTCCTGGGCGGCCAGACCTTCATGGCGCTCAATGGCGGGCCGCCCGACAATTTCACCCAGGCCGTCTCGTTCAAGATCGACTGCACCGACCAGGCCGAGGTCGACAGGCTGTGGGCGGGGTTGAGCGCGGGCGGCAGCACGGGCCGGTGCGGCTGGCTGACGGATCGCTACGGCGTATCCTGGCAGATCGTGCCGACGGACATGCCGGCCATTCTCGGCGACCCCGATCCGGCCCGGGCGCAGCGCGCCATGAAGGCCATGCTCGGCATGACCAAGCTCGACATCGCGGCCCTGAAGGCGGCCCGCGACGGCCTATGA
- the ydfH_9 gene encoding putative HTH-type transcriptional regulator YdfH, with product MDQNLRQQVLRQVRAEIISGQSPPGTMYSVPSLAASLKVSTTPVREALLELSRSGLIEPMRNRGFKVVEPTLEDLNNLFDLREVLELQAAGIVARLPKKDLSTLAGWADEIARAVREEDIRLYIEADRSYHHDLVAAAGNSLLTETVMGLRDKMRLYGIGSRAGQERQQASIAEHYRIIALMEAGDEAAVVALLRSHVRSWQPIFIDALMKSKEHMRVPLAS from the coding sequence ATGGATCAGAATCTGCGCCAACAGGTGCTGCGCCAGGTGCGCGCCGAGATCATTTCCGGCCAGAGCCCGCCGGGCACGATGTATTCGGTGCCAAGCCTTGCAGCGAGCCTCAAGGTCTCCACCACGCCGGTCCGCGAAGCTCTCCTGGAGCTCAGCCGCAGCGGCCTCATCGAGCCGATGCGCAACCGTGGCTTCAAGGTGGTCGAACCGACGCTGGAGGACCTCAACAACCTCTTCGACCTGCGCGAGGTGCTGGAGCTGCAGGCCGCAGGCATCGTCGCCCGCCTGCCGAAGAAGGACCTGTCGACGCTTGCCGGCTGGGCCGACGAGATCGCCCGTGCGGTGCGCGAGGAGGATATCCGGCTCTATATCGAGGCCGACCGCAGCTATCACCACGACCTGGTGGCGGCGGCCGGCAACAGCCTGCTGACCGAGACGGTCATGGGCCTGCGCGACAAGATGCGCCTCTACGGCATCGGCTCACGCGCCGGCCAGGAACGCCAGCAGGCCTCCATCGCCGAACACTATCGGATCATCGCGCTGATGGAGGCGGGCGACGAGGCGGCGGTCGTCGCCCTGCTGCGCAGCCATGTCAGGTCCTGGCAGCCGATCTTCATCGATGCGCTGATGAAGTCGAAGGAGCATATGCGCGTGCCGCTGGCGTCGTAA
- the pcrA gene encoding Perchlorate reductase subunit alpha precursor, translated as MAPETIGSRLAQRVPGYCTLCRSRCGAVTVVEAGRVVGVEPLAGHPTGGALCAKGRAAPEIAGSPRRLTRPLKRTRPRGEADPGWVEISWDEALDAIAARLGAIRADHGAEAVAFAVTTPSGTPMVDSFEWVERFIRGFGSPNLIYAVEVCGWHKDYAHALTFGRGIGFPDYDNAETIVLWGHNPARTWLAQATRVVDARRRGATVVVIDPKPDGSGQQADLWLRIRPGADGALAMGAIRHLIRTAGFDDDFVRRWTNAPLLVDTATGRFVRACDLWADAGLDDFVVAGAGGVPRAYDVNGALDDAGTVALFGRFQLTARDGRTIAAATAFELLAAAAEPYAPAHVAALTWLDEADIVAFNRLFAGRPKLAYHSWTGVGQHTNATAIERAIATLYALTGACDRAGGNLWPVPPPTRPLNDLAILPPAQKAKALGLAELPLGPPAKAWITARDFARAALEGEPYRVRALVGFGTNFVVSQGGSVRNRDALLALDFQVHIDMFMNPTAELADIVLPANTPWERDALKIGFEITQAAVETIQFRPRMIAPTGEARADYEIAAALALRLGMGDLFFGGDIEAGWNHQLEPLGVTVADLRRHPEGLRFPQDFTTGKYAQPGADGVVAGFATPTRRVELYSELMLSHGYAPLPGHIEPAESPLAPSPDPRFPLVLTTAKSGWFVHSSHRHIASLRRKSPDPGAEISPGLAARLGLAQGDWVIVETPQGEARVRLRINPALDDRVVVAEFGWWEDCPPLGHGRTAEAGASTANLNAILSDRHRDPVSGSVPLRAVTCALRRDETASRGAWTGRRAFTVAGRAMASEDVVALTLTPDDGGPLPDFRAGQHVMLALPGKAATRAYSLTGAGDAPDRLSLAVQRRAASNVSAEHMPDHVHALGVGDTVLLEPPSGLFTLPLDSPRPLVLVAAGIGITPFLSQLETLAARPRAVSMPRILLLHGCRHGGQHPFADRLAALAEVLPGLAVETFYSAPRPEDLSRHRRGRIDLDRILPLLAGRPLAYLCGSPGFVADTTEGLVARGMPRFDVFAEAFATPPEVPASLVPQTVRIAGSDQSFVWAPAAGTLLDAAQAAGIALPSGCRVGQCESCVMQVVDGDVAHLGGFTGEDGHCLTCQSVPLSALTLAF; from the coding sequence ATGGCTCCAGAAACGATCGGTTCTCGCTTGGCTCAACGCGTCCCTGGCTATTGCACGCTCTGCCGCTCGCGCTGCGGCGCCGTCACCGTGGTCGAGGCGGGCAGGGTCGTGGGGGTCGAGCCGCTCGCCGGCCATCCGACCGGCGGCGCGCTCTGCGCCAAGGGGCGGGCGGCGCCGGAGATCGCCGGCAGCCCGCGTCGGCTGACCCGGCCGCTGAAACGCACACGCCCGCGCGGCGAGGCCGATCCCGGCTGGGTGGAGATCTCCTGGGACGAGGCGCTCGACGCGATCGCCGCGCGGCTCGGTGCGATCCGGGCCGACCATGGTGCCGAGGCCGTCGCCTTCGCGGTGACGACGCCGAGCGGCACGCCCATGGTCGACAGTTTCGAATGGGTCGAGCGCTTCATCCGCGGCTTCGGCAGCCCCAATCTCATCTATGCGGTCGAAGTCTGCGGCTGGCACAAGGATTATGCCCATGCCCTGACCTTCGGGCGGGGCATCGGCTTTCCCGACTACGACAATGCCGAGACCATCGTGCTCTGGGGCCACAACCCCGCGCGTACATGGCTTGCCCAGGCGACGCGCGTCGTCGATGCCCGCCGGCGCGGCGCGACCGTCGTGGTGATCGACCCGAAACCCGACGGGTCCGGCCAGCAGGCCGATCTGTGGCTGCGGATCCGGCCCGGCGCGGACGGCGCGCTCGCCATGGGCGCCATACGCCACCTGATCCGCACGGCCGGCTTCGACGACGATTTCGTCCGCCGCTGGACCAATGCGCCGCTGCTGGTCGATACCGCGACCGGCCGTTTCGTGCGGGCTTGCGATCTCTGGGCGGATGCCGGCTTGGACGATTTCGTCGTTGCCGGGGCTGGCGGCGTGCCGCGCGCCTATGACGTGAACGGAGCGCTCGACGATGCCGGCACGGTTGCGCTGTTCGGCCGATTCCAGTTGACGGCGCGGGACGGGCGGACGATCGCCGCGGCGACCGCCTTCGAGCTGCTGGCCGCGGCGGCGGAGCCCTATGCGCCCGCACATGTCGCCGCGCTGACCTGGCTCGATGAAGCCGATATCGTGGCGTTCAACCGGCTGTTCGCCGGGCGGCCGAAGCTTGCCTACCATTCCTGGACCGGCGTCGGCCAGCACACCAATGCCACGGCCATCGAACGGGCGATCGCGACGCTTTATGCCCTGACCGGCGCCTGCGACCGCGCGGGCGGCAATCTCTGGCCGGTACCCCCGCCGACACGGCCGCTCAACGATCTCGCCATCCTGCCGCCGGCGCAGAAGGCCAAGGCGCTCGGCCTTGCCGAGCTGCCGCTCGGCCCGCCCGCCAAGGCCTGGATCACCGCACGCGATTTCGCTCGGGCAGCGCTCGAGGGCGAGCCCTACAGGGTGCGCGCGCTGGTTGGCTTTGGCACCAATTTCGTCGTCTCGCAGGGCGGCTCGGTACGCAACCGGGACGCTCTGCTGGCCCTGGATTTCCAGGTCCATATCGACATGTTCATGAACCCGACGGCGGAACTTGCCGATATCGTGCTGCCGGCCAATACGCCGTGGGAGCGCGATGCGCTGAAGATCGGCTTCGAGATCACCCAGGCCGCCGTCGAGACCATCCAGTTCCGGCCGCGGATGATCGCACCCACGGGCGAGGCCCGCGCCGACTACGAGATCGCGGCGGCGCTCGCGCTTCGGCTCGGCATGGGCGACCTGTTCTTCGGCGGCGATATCGAGGCCGGCTGGAACCATCAGCTCGAGCCGCTCGGCGTCACCGTCGCCGACCTGCGCCGGCACCCGGAGGGCCTGCGCTTCCCCCAGGACTTCACGACCGGCAAATATGCGCAGCCCGGTGCCGACGGCGTCGTCGCCGGATTTGCGACGCCGACGCGGCGGGTCGAACTCTATTCGGAACTGATGCTGTCGCACGGCTATGCGCCGCTGCCGGGGCATATCGAACCGGCAGAGAGCCCGCTCGCCCCGTCGCCCGATCCGCGCTTCCCGCTGGTGCTGACCACCGCCAAGAGCGGCTGGTTCGTGCACAGCTCGCACCGGCATATCGCCTCGCTCCGCCGCAAGTCGCCGGATCCCGGCGCCGAGATCAGCCCGGGCCTTGCCGCCAGGCTCGGCCTCGCGCAAGGCGACTGGGTCATCGTCGAAACGCCGCAGGGCGAGGCGCGCGTCAGGCTGCGCATCAATCCGGCGCTCGACGATCGCGTCGTGGTGGCCGAGTTCGGCTGGTGGGAGGACTGCCCGCCGCTCGGCCATGGCCGGACCGCCGAGGCCGGGGCGTCGACCGCCAATCTCAACGCGATCCTCAGCGACCGGCATCGCGATCCGGTGAGCGGCTCGGTGCCGCTGCGGGCGGTCACCTGCGCCCTCAGGCGCGACGAGACCGCGAGCCGGGGCGCCTGGACTGGCCGCCGTGCCTTCACCGTCGCCGGTCGGGCGATGGCGAGCGAGGATGTCGTGGCGCTCACCCTCACGCCCGATGATGGCGGGCCGCTGCCGGATTTCCGGGCCGGCCAGCACGTCATGCTGGCCCTGCCGGGCAAGGCCGCGACGCGCGCCTATTCGCTCACCGGCGCCGGTGATGCGCCGGACCGGCTGTCGCTGGCGGTCCAGCGCCGGGCCGCTTCGAACGTGAGCGCCGAGCACATGCCCGACCACGTTCACGCGCTCGGGGTCGGCGATACCGTGCTGCTGGAACCGCCGTCAGGTCTGTTCACCTTGCCGTTGGACAGTCCAAGACCGCTGGTCCTGGTGGCCGCCGGCATCGGCATCACACCGTTCCTGAGCCAGCTCGAAACGCTCGCGGCGCGCCCGCGCGCCGTTTCGATGCCAAGGATCCTGCTTCTGCATGGCTGCCGGCATGGCGGCCAGCATCCCTTCGCCGATCGCCTCGCGGCGCTCGCCGAGGTCTTGCCCGGCCTCGCCGTCGAGACCTTCTATTCGGCGCCGCGGCCGGAGGACCTCAGCCGTCACCGGCGCGGCCGCATCGACCTCGATCGTATCCTGCCGCTCCTGGCCGGGCGGCCGCTCGCCTATCTCTGCGGATCGCCCGGTTTCGTCGCCGATACGACGGAAGGCCTGGTGGCGCGGGGCATGCCACGCTTCGACGTTTTCGCCGAGGCTTTCGCGACCCCGCCGGAGGTGCCAGCAAGCCTGGTGCCGCAGACGGTGCGCATTGCCGGCAGCGATCAGAGCTTCGTCTGGGCGCCGGCCGCCGGGACGCTGCTCGATGCCGCCCAGGCGGCAGGCATCGCGCTGCCGAGCGGCTGCCGCGTCGGCCAATGCGAAAGCTGCGTCATGCAGGTGGTCGATGGCGATGTCGCCCATCTCGGCGGCTTTACCGGTGAAGACGGGCATTGCCTGACCTGCCAGTCGGTGCCGCTGTCCGCGCTGACGCTCGCATTCTGA
- the exbD_1 gene encoding Biopolymer transport protein ExbD, with protein sequence MAFGSDTGQGDDFAPMADINVTPFIDVMLVLLIIFMVTAPLLTSGMKVDLPQARAAQPLERQEPVVITVGPDGRLQVGDHDVARDDLVARVRESLGARADRHIQVRGDAKADFGAIVGVLDLLANHGLTRIALVTQRPGPAPRAGGEAPAR encoded by the coding sequence ATGGCCTTCGGCTCCGACACGGGCCAGGGCGACGATTTCGCCCCGATGGCCGACATCAATGTGACACCGTTCATCGACGTCATGCTGGTGCTGCTGATCATCTTCATGGTGACGGCGCCGCTGCTGACATCAGGCATGAAGGTGGACCTGCCGCAGGCCCGCGCGGCCCAGCCTCTGGAACGGCAGGAGCCCGTCGTCATCACCGTCGGACCGGACGGGCGACTGCAGGTCGGCGACCACGATGTCGCCCGCGACGATCTCGTTGCCCGCGTGCGCGAAAGCTTGGGGGCCCGCGCGGACCGGCATATCCAGGTGCGTGGCGATGCCAAGGCCGATTTCGGCGCGATCGTCGGCGTGCTCGATCTCCTGGCAAACCATGGCCTGACACGCATCGCGCTCGTCACGCAGCGCCCTGGTCCGGCGCCTCGCGCCGGCGGCGAGGCGCCCGCCCGATGA
- a CDS encoding putative TonB-dependent receptor precursor: MGGGKAGGGRTRGGARRNGTRSASSGLTRWSIPFGLVPLALGPSASARAEVTELPVIVVEAPREERRRGPSEGELLVLDRSFAPVTVVQSGEISRNGGRTIGDLLSNMPGITASGFAPGSASRPIIRGLDAFRVRMQENGIGTQDVSDLGEDHGVTVDPSSAQRVDVVRGPAVLRYGSQAIGGVVNVSNERIPTVLGPEGVFPALRTALSSVDRGIDTGISVDGRKGNVAFHGEFNRRQAEDYATPGGGRQANSYLRSVNGSVGATVFFDGGYWGAAIAHTNATYGIPGRASAAERARIALQQTRFTSKGEYRPESGPVDILRFWFGASIYAHDEDSFLADANRFATALTFRNKEAETRVEAQMRPLETPLGALTITTGVSANYQLAGATGTSPPLFEPATTQTAAGYVFGDLQITPTTRLQASTRVEYTALRGVAGIFPGDYLGTSGAIVDRPVARSFMPFSASIGMLQDLPWNFVGSLTAQFVERAPRVPELFSKGAHAAPGTFDIGNPDLNKEQARTFEIGLRRSAGPLRLDFSAYYTSFNGFIFKAPTGLYCDDTFASCGSGTAYRQTVFRQRDATFYGTEIRLQYDLATIGTGTLGVEAQYDFVRARFSDDSNVPRIPPHRLGGGLFWRDGGLFARVSLLHAFAQREISANETPTPGYDLLNAELSYTTRISTNTFGVTELTAGLVGTNLLDAEIRNHVSFKKDEVVQPGRGVRAFLNLRF; this comes from the coding sequence ATGGGCGGTGGCAAGGCAGGAGGCGGCAGGACGCGGGGCGGCGCCCGGCGCAACGGGACACGATCGGCGTCATCGGGCTTGACCAGATGGTCGATCCCCTTCGGGCTCGTTCCCCTGGCTCTCGGTCCGAGCGCCTCGGCCCGCGCCGAGGTGACGGAACTGCCGGTCATCGTGGTCGAGGCACCGCGCGAGGAACGTCGGCGCGGTCCGAGCGAAGGCGAACTTCTGGTGCTCGACCGCAGCTTCGCGCCCGTTACCGTGGTTCAGAGCGGCGAGATCAGCCGCAACGGCGGGCGGACCATCGGCGACCTCCTCAGCAACATGCCCGGCATCACCGCTTCAGGTTTCGCCCCAGGCTCGGCCAGCCGCCCGATCATCCGCGGTCTCGACGCCTTCCGCGTGCGCATGCAGGAGAACGGCATCGGCACCCAGGACGTCTCCGACCTCGGGGAAGACCACGGTGTGACGGTCGATCCGTCGAGCGCGCAGCGCGTCGACGTGGTGCGCGGTCCGGCCGTTCTGCGCTACGGCTCCCAGGCGATCGGCGGTGTCGTCAATGTCAGCAATGAGCGGATCCCGACCGTGCTCGGCCCGGAAGGTGTCTTTCCGGCGCTGCGCACGGCGCTGTCCTCGGTCGACCGCGGCATCGACACCGGCATCAGCGTCGACGGCCGCAAGGGCAATGTCGCCTTCCACGGCGAATTCAACCGCCGCCAGGCCGAGGACTATGCGACGCCGGGCGGCGGCCGCCAGGCCAACAGCTATCTGAGATCGGTCAACGGCTCGGTCGGCGCCACGGTCTTTTTCGACGGCGGCTATTGGGGCGCCGCGATCGCCCATACCAATGCGACCTATGGCATTCCGGGCCGCGCCTCGGCGGCCGAGCGCGCGCGCATCGCCCTGCAGCAGACCCGCTTCACCTCCAAGGGCGAATACCGGCCCGAGAGCGGGCCGGTGGACATTCTGCGCTTCTGGTTCGGCGCCTCGATCTATGCGCATGACGAGGATTCCTTCCTCGCCGACGCCAATCGTTTCGCGACCGCCCTCACCTTCCGCAACAAGGAGGCGGAAACGCGGGTCGAGGCGCAGATGCGGCCGCTCGAAACCCCGCTCGGCGCGCTCACCATCACGACCGGCGTCTCGGCCAACTACCAGCTCGCCGGGGCGACCGGCACCTCGCCGCCGCTGTTCGAACCGGCCACCACCCAGACCGCCGCCGGCTACGTCTTCGGCGATCTCCAGATCACCCCGACCACCCGTCTGCAGGCCTCCACCCGCGTCGAATATACCGCGCTGCGCGGCGTCGCCGGGATCTTTCCGGGCGACTATCTCGGCACGTCGGGCGCGATCGTCGACCGCCCGGTCGCCCGCTCCTTCATGCCGTTCAGCGCCAGCATCGGCATGCTGCAGGACCTGCCCTGGAATTTCGTCGGCAGCCTGACCGCCCAGTTCGTCGAACGCGCGCCGCGCGTGCCCGAGCTCTTCTCCAAGGGCGCCCATGCAGCGCCGGGCACCTTCGACATCGGCAATCCCGATCTCAACAAGGAGCAGGCCCGCACCTTCGAGATCGGCCTGCGTCGTTCCGCCGGCCCGCTCCGGCTCGATTTCTCGGCCTATTACACGAGCTTCAACGGCTTCATCTTCAAGGCGCCGACCGGCCTCTATTGCGACGACACCTTCGCAAGCTGCGGCAGCGGCACGGCCTATCGCCAGACCGTGTTCCGCCAGCGCGACGCGACCTTCTACGGCACCGAGATCCGCCTCCAATACGATCTGGCCACCATCGGCACCGGCACGCTCGGCGTGGAGGCGCAGTATGACTTCGTCCGCGCGCGCTTCTCCGACGACAGCAACGTGCCGCGCATTCCGCCGCACCGGCTCGGCGGCGGTCTGTTCTGGCGCGATGGCGGCCTGTTCGCCCGCGTCTCTCTGCTGCATGCCTTCGCCCAGCGCGAGATCTCAGCCAACGAAACCCCGACTCCTGGCTACGATCTCCTCAATGCCGAGCTCAGCTACACGACCCGGATCAGCACCAACACGTTCGGCGTCACCGAGCTGACCGCCGGCCTCGTCGGCACCAACCTGCTCGACGCCGAGATCCGCAACCATGTCTCGTTCAAGAAGGACGAGGTGGTGCAGCCCGGGCGCGGCGTCCGCGCCTTCCTCAACTTGCGCTTCTGA
- the yedI gene encoding Inner membrane protein YedI, whose translation MSIGLIALLDDVAAIAKAAAASLDDITTQAAKAGAKAAGVVIDAAAVTPRYVTGFTPDRELPAIARIAVGSLRNKLLILLPAALGLAVFAPWLITPLLMLGGAYLCYEGAEKVFEAVLPHQADAHEAEIGTIALDAASIEDQKVASAIKTDFILSAEIMAITLASIPSGSFWMQAVVLAVVGLGITVAVYGVVGLIVKADDIGLALARNEAASAFAAVGRVIGRGLVRGMPMILALLGLVGTAAMIWVGGGIIVHGLEGYGSHAVAGLIEAAAGAAAGRAGGPRRPGRMGGVGARCGPHRAGDRRGADPPRRLRPGACLARRQERRPASRLTARDFF comes from the coding sequence GTGAGCATCGGGTTGATCGCATTGCTTGACGATGTCGCGGCCATTGCCAAGGCTGCCGCCGCCTCCCTCGACGACATCACGACCCAGGCCGCCAAAGCCGGTGCGAAAGCGGCGGGCGTCGTCATCGACGCCGCCGCGGTGACGCCGCGCTATGTCACGGGTTTCACGCCCGATCGCGAACTGCCGGCCATCGCCCGCATCGCAGTCGGCTCATTGCGCAACAAATTGCTCATTCTGCTGCCAGCGGCGCTCGGCCTCGCCGTCTTTGCGCCTTGGCTGATCACGCCGCTTTTGATGCTCGGCGGCGCCTATCTTTGCTACGAGGGCGCGGAGAAGGTGTTCGAGGCAGTCTTGCCGCACCAGGCCGATGCGCACGAAGCCGAGATCGGCACGATCGCCCTCGATGCCGCAAGCATTGAGGACCAGAAGGTCGCAAGCGCCATCAAGACCGATTTCATCCTGTCGGCGGAAATCATGGCGATCACGCTGGCGTCGATCCCGTCGGGCAGTTTCTGGATGCAGGCGGTGGTGCTCGCCGTGGTCGGGCTCGGCATCACGGTCGCGGTCTACGGGGTCGTCGGCCTGATCGTGAAGGCCGACGATATCGGCCTTGCGCTGGCGCGCAACGAGGCGGCGTCCGCCTTCGCGGCCGTAGGCCGGGTCATCGGGCGCGGCCTGGTCCGGGGCATGCCGATGATCCTGGCGCTGCTCGGCCTTGTCGGCACCGCCGCGATGATCTGGGTCGGCGGCGGCATCATCGTCCACGGCCTGGAGGGCTACGGCTCGCACGCGGTGGCCGGGCTCATCGAGGCGGCCGCTGGCGCGGCGGCCGGCCGGGCCGGCGGGCCTCGCCGGCCTGGCCGAATGGGTGGTGTCGGCGCTCGGTGCGGGCCTCATCGGGCTGGTGATCGGCGGGGCGCTGATCCCCCTCGTCGGCTTCGTCCTGGCGCCTGCCTGGCGCGGCGCCAAGAGCGTCGTCCGGCGAGCCGCCTGACCGCTCGCGATTTTTTTTGA